Proteins from one uncultured Anaeromusa sp. genomic window:
- a CDS encoding TIGR03960 family B12-binding radical SAM protein encodes MLQLDAAMLSRVEKPARYTGQEYNSVRKELHSGLVRVALSLPDVYEVGMSNLGLKILYQLLNEREDAAVERVYAPWVDMEKEMRQAGLPLYSLETRTPIRDFELLGFSLQYEMSYSNVLNMLDLAGISLLARERQEDEPLVIGGGPCAFNPEPAADFFDCFVLGEGEEVLGEVIAQYSAWKQAGKPGGRQEILRRLATCRGIYVPSFYEVHYDEASFDTAITPLQPEAPACVQKRVVADLDAMGTATRPIVSYVESVHDRIMLELFRGCTRGCRFCQAGIIYRPVRERQQETLQALAKEMLDNTGYNEMSLTSLSSADYSCLEPLVETLLEKHKAEGVSLSLPSLRIDSFSVELAHKVQQVRKSGLTFAPEAGTQRLRDVINKGVTEENLRQAVSAAFSSGWSTVKLYFMIGLPTETDEDVLGIADLAYKVVDWYKAVKGRKGVKVTVSVSSFVPKPHTAFQWFPQNSREEIERKQQLLRERIRGGGVSLSWHDSRTSFLEGAFARGDRRLGAVLLAAWRGGARFDGWSEHFNYRTWMEAFEACNVDPHQYANRERRFEEKLPWDHLSCGVDKEFLKSEYAAALAETLTEDCRRGACGACGVCPALGVSVQDWRSKNA; translated from the coding sequence ATGCTTCAATTAGATGCGGCCATGCTAAGTCGTGTGGAAAAGCCTGCCCGTTATACTGGGCAGGAGTATAATAGTGTGCGTAAAGAATTGCATTCTGGGCTAGTGCGTGTGGCGTTATCCCTGCCTGATGTGTATGAAGTAGGTATGTCTAATTTGGGTTTGAAAATACTGTATCAGCTGCTGAATGAGCGAGAGGACGCCGCCGTGGAGCGAGTATACGCGCCATGGGTGGACATGGAGAAGGAGATGCGCCAGGCTGGCTTGCCTTTATATTCTCTGGAAACACGCACGCCGATCCGGGATTTTGAGTTGCTCGGTTTTTCCTTGCAATATGAAATGAGCTACAGCAATGTGCTGAATATGTTGGATTTGGCGGGGATTTCCCTTTTGGCGAGGGAACGTCAAGAGGATGAGCCGTTGGTAATTGGCGGCGGTCCTTGTGCGTTTAATCCAGAGCCTGCGGCTGACTTTTTTGATTGCTTTGTGCTGGGCGAGGGCGAGGAAGTCCTAGGCGAAGTGATTGCGCAGTACAGCGCCTGGAAACAAGCCGGCAAACCGGGCGGACGTCAGGAGATTTTACGTCGTTTGGCGACTTGCCGCGGCATCTATGTCCCCTCTTTTTATGAGGTTCATTATGATGAAGCCTCGTTTGATACGGCCATAACGCCGCTGCAGCCGGAGGCGCCGGCGTGCGTGCAAAAACGCGTGGTGGCAGACTTGGATGCGATGGGAACGGCAACGCGGCCCATTGTTTCTTATGTGGAATCGGTGCATGACCGGATTATGCTGGAGCTGTTTCGCGGCTGCACCCGAGGCTGTCGTTTTTGCCAAGCTGGCATTATCTACCGCCCGGTACGGGAGCGACAGCAAGAGACCTTACAGGCGCTGGCTAAGGAGATGCTAGATAATACGGGCTACAACGAAATGTCCTTAACCTCCCTGAGCTCCGCTGATTATTCCTGCTTGGAACCCTTAGTGGAGACATTGCTGGAGAAGCACAAAGCGGAGGGGGTTAGCCTATCGCTGCCGTCCCTGCGTATTGACAGCTTTTCGGTGGAGCTGGCTCATAAGGTACAGCAAGTGCGTAAAAGCGGTTTGACCTTTGCGCCGGAAGCGGGAACGCAGCGTCTGCGGGATGTAATCAATAAAGGGGTTACCGAAGAGAATCTGCGCCAAGCGGTCAGTGCGGCTTTCTCGTCTGGCTGGTCGACGGTGAAGCTGTATTTCATGATAGGCTTGCCTACGGAAACGGATGAAGACGTCTTGGGCATTGCTGATTTGGCGTATAAAGTAGTAGATTGGTACAAGGCTGTAAAAGGAAGAAAAGGCGTTAAAGTGACGGTCAGCGTTTCCTCTTTTGTGCCCAAACCGCACACGGCGTTTCAGTGGTTTCCTCAGAACAGCCGTGAAGAAATTGAGCGCAAGCAGCAATTGCTGCGCGAGCGAATCCGAGGCGGCGGTGTTTCGTTGAGCTGGCATGATTCGCGAACCAGCTTTTTAGAAGGCGCTTTTGCCAGGGGAGATCGGCGTTTGGGAGCGGTGTTGCTTGCAGCCTGGCGCGGCGGTGCGCGCTTTGACGGCTGGTCGGAGCATTTTAACTACCGGACCTGGATGGAAGCCTTTGAAGCTTGTAATGTAGATCCGCATCAATACGCCAACCGTGAAAGACGGTTTGAGGAGAAGTTGCCTTGGGACCATTTATCCTGTGGTGTGGATAAGGAGTTTTTAAAGAGCGAGTATGCAGCAGCGCTGGCGGAGACGCTAACCGAAGACTGTCGGCGGGGGGCTTGCGGCGCTTGCGGCGTCTGCCCGGCGTTGGGCGTTTCTGTGCAGGATTGGAGGAGCAAAAATGCATAA
- a CDS encoding TIGR03936 family radical SAM-associated protein: MHKVRMEITKEEEVCFISHLDYARAMERAIRRAKLPAAYSEGFNPHMKLAFASALSVGVTSEGEYMDLELTETVALEDCAARLNQALPRGIRVKRLCYLPERAPSLMSQINRASYRVVLRLPEIEAVQGAAAFQNAATVPYTKLSPKGNRAIDAKTYVPGTLTVQRLSDEECALSFSIRITPTGSMKPVEVVEAAGALAGQGQRWRAAARIHRVGLYVDDAQGQEQSLFGTGEVVEAMPS, encoded by the coding sequence ATGCATAAGGTTCGGATGGAGATTACCAAAGAAGAAGAAGTTTGCTTTATTTCGCATTTGGATTATGCCCGCGCCATGGAACGGGCCATCCGTCGGGCCAAACTGCCTGCGGCGTATTCCGAAGGGTTCAATCCGCACATGAAACTGGCCTTTGCTTCGGCTTTGTCGGTGGGAGTAACCAGCGAAGGGGAGTATATGGATTTAGAACTAACGGAGACGGTGGCGTTAGAGGACTGCGCCGCCAGGCTGAACCAAGCCTTGCCTCGGGGTATTCGCGTGAAACGGTTGTGCTATCTGCCGGAGCGCGCGCCCTCTTTGATGTCGCAAATTAATCGCGCTTCTTACCGCGTGGTTTTGCGTCTGCCCGAAATAGAAGCGGTTCAAGGGGCTGCGGCTTTTCAAAATGCCGCAACCGTTCCGTATACTAAGCTGTCACCCAAAGGAAATCGGGCGATTGACGCCAAGACGTATGTGCCGGGAACATTGACCGTGCAGCGGTTGTCAGATGAGGAGTGCGCTCTTTCTTTTTCCATTCGTATCACGCCTACAGGCAGTATGAAGCCTGTGGAGGTGGTTGAAGCGGCAGGAGCGTTAGCGGGGCAGGGACAACGCTGGCGGGCTGCGGCGCGGATTCATCGCGTGGGCTTGTACGTCGACGATGCGCAAGGCCAAGAGCAAAGCCTGTTTGGAACTGGTGAGGTTGTGGAGGCCATGCCGTCATGA
- a CDS encoding Rne/Rng family ribonuclease, giving the protein MRRYLVNVTPEETRLALCEDDILLEIAAERQGAGPLVGNIYKGQVQNVLPGMQAAFIDIGTEKNAFLYLGDLPEASAQAGSLSVGQELIIQIAKDAVGSKGPRATAQITLPGRYVVLMPGADYVGVSRRIEQEEERERLKELAESLRPEGMGLIVRTVAAGSGREDLEKDIAYLCNLWQTLLARHQRSQAPHLLYRDADLVIRLIRDQFTQDIEEVLVDQGDAYQRMRELLLRISQELAERVKLYTAKEDMYVRFGVEEQLALLSGREIPLDCGGFIVIDQTEALTAIDVNTGKFIGKSTLAETVYHANLEAAQVIARQLRLRDIGGIIIIDFIDMESEEARQGVMEALQKELRRDRTKTHVMGFTSLGLLEMTRKKSRQSIGALLHAPCPCCSGRGRIRSSETIFLEVARELRRRQRQNLLQGNVTLQLSAFLAEQPFLGQRLRQWEKEFCRSFSIERNTSLQPEQYVLLG; this is encoded by the coding sequence ATGAGACGGTATTTGGTAAATGTGACCCCCGAAGAGACGCGTCTGGCTCTTTGCGAAGACGACATTCTTTTGGAAATTGCCGCGGAACGTCAAGGGGCAGGTCCGCTGGTTGGTAATATTTACAAGGGACAGGTACAAAATGTTCTGCCTGGGATGCAGGCAGCCTTTATTGATATTGGGACAGAGAAAAACGCTTTTTTGTATTTAGGCGATTTGCCGGAAGCTTCGGCGCAGGCCGGCTCCCTGAGTGTCGGGCAGGAGCTGATTATACAGATTGCGAAGGATGCAGTAGGCAGTAAAGGCCCCCGCGCTACGGCGCAGATTACTCTGCCAGGACGCTATGTGGTACTGATGCCTGGCGCTGATTATGTTGGCGTTTCCAGACGTATTGAGCAGGAAGAAGAACGAGAACGCTTGAAAGAGCTGGCTGAATCACTGCGGCCAGAGGGCATGGGTCTGATTGTGCGTACTGTAGCGGCAGGTTCAGGCCGGGAGGATCTGGAAAAAGATATAGCCTACCTTTGCAATCTTTGGCAAACTCTGCTGGCGCGGCATCAACGCAGCCAGGCGCCGCATCTGCTGTATCGGGATGCTGACTTAGTCATTCGCCTGATCCGAGACCAGTTCACCCAGGATATAGAGGAAGTGCTTGTGGATCAAGGCGATGCATACCAACGCATGCGGGAATTACTGTTGCGCATTTCTCAGGAACTGGCGGAGCGAGTGAAACTATATACAGCCAAAGAAGACATGTATGTGCGTTTTGGCGTGGAGGAGCAGCTGGCTCTTTTATCCGGTAGAGAAATCCCCTTGGACTGCGGCGGTTTTATTGTTATTGATCAGACCGAGGCGCTTACTGCAATTGATGTAAACACAGGGAAATTTATTGGTAAAAGTACGTTGGCTGAAACTGTGTATCACGCCAATCTGGAAGCGGCGCAAGTGATAGCTCGACAACTGCGGTTGCGCGATATCGGCGGTATTATCATTATTGATTTTATCGACATGGAGAGCGAAGAAGCGCGCCAGGGAGTTATGGAGGCGTTGCAAAAAGAATTGCGCCGGGATCGAACCAAAACACATGTTATGGGCTTTACGTCTTTAGGCCTATTAGAAATGACTCGCAAGAAATCGCGGCAGAGCATCGGCGCCTTGCTGCATGCGCCCTGTCCTTGCTGCAGCGGTCGCGGCCGCATTCGCTCCAGTGAAACTATTTTTTTAGAAGTAGCTCGCGAACTTCGGCGGCGGCAGCGGCAGAATTTGCTCCAGGGAAATGTGACACTGCAGTTGTCGGCTTTTCTGGCGGAACAGCCTTTTTTAGGACAGCGTTTGCGGCAATGGGAAAAAGAGTTTTGTCGTTCGTTCTCTATAGAGAGAAATACGTCCTTGCAACCAGAACAATACGTACTCCTAGGCTAA